From Aerosticca soli, a single genomic window includes:
- a CDS encoding DsbC family protein produces MLKRLWPALIAGGWALSGMAAAAGTDGEATAAVRKAVASLGPDVHIDVIAPAPLAGFYQVIAAGHLLYVSSDGKYMMNGNLIDLTARRNVSEDAWATFRKAELAKLPAGQGILFAPEHPRYTVTVFTDVNCEYCRVFHAHIDEYNRRGIAVNYLAWPREGITTTAGRETPTYAEMVAVWCAADRKAAFTAATQGHPSKPAHCDNPVKAQYELGERLGVDGTPAVIGPDGRMLGGFLPPDALLQALKESGQGG; encoded by the coding sequence ATGCTGAAGAGACTATGGCCGGCCCTGATCGCCGGCGGATGGGCGTTGTCGGGCATGGCCGCGGCGGCGGGCACCGATGGCGAGGCCACGGCGGCGGTACGCAAGGCGGTGGCTTCGCTGGGGCCGGACGTGCACATCGACGTGATCGCCCCCGCGCCGCTGGCCGGCTTCTACCAGGTAATCGCCGCCGGCCATCTGCTCTACGTGAGCAGCGACGGCAAGTACATGATGAACGGCAACCTGATCGACCTCACCGCGCGGCGCAACGTGAGCGAGGACGCCTGGGCGACGTTCCGCAAGGCGGAGCTCGCCAAACTGCCGGCCGGGCAGGGCATCCTCTTCGCGCCCGAGCATCCCCGGTACACCGTCACCGTGTTCACCGACGTGAACTGTGAATACTGCCGGGTCTTCCACGCGCACATCGACGAATACAACCGCCGTGGCATCGCGGTGAATTATCTGGCCTGGCCGCGCGAAGGCATCACCACCACCGCCGGCCGCGAGACGCCGACCTATGCCGAAATGGTCGCGGTGTGGTGTGCGGCCGACCGCAAGGCGGCCTTCACCGCGGCCACGCAGGGTCATCCCTCCAAGCCGGCGCATTGCGACAACCCGGTCAAAGCACAGTACGAGCTCGGCGAGCGGCTGGGCGTGGACGGCACACCGGCGGTGATCGGTCCGGACGGGCGCATGCTCGGCGGCTTCCTGCCACCCGATGCGCTGTTGCAGGCGCTCAAGGAAAGCGGTCAGGGCGGCTGA
- a CDS encoding glycosyltransferase family 2 protein: MSAADGNVPTLSVIVVTADSGASTHACVEAILACTLPLELILIDNGSRDGIPQAIAREHAGDPRLRVLFNHANLGFGPAVNRAAATARGRYLLVLNPDCLVDEAALRRLIAVAEHEPRAGLVGAVVLDADGRPDPASRRRDPVLARVLATLRGRGEGVNIDGEIPHALIEAEAVSGALMLLPRSLFARLGGFDEGYFLHFEDLDLCRRVREAGWRVLLAGDVRVPHGKGGSSRHRPVFVDRHKHRGLWRWLRKFDPAMRRPWVAAPVWLALWAHFLLRAPRLAYRRTKQGGR; encoded by the coding sequence ATGAGCGCGGCCGACGGGAACGTACCGACGTTGAGCGTGATCGTGGTCACCGCCGACAGCGGCGCCTCGACGCACGCCTGTGTCGAGGCCATCCTGGCCTGCACGCTGCCGCTGGAACTCATCCTGATCGACAACGGCTCGCGCGACGGCATACCGCAGGCTATCGCCCGCGAGCATGCCGGCGATCCGCGTCTGCGCGTGCTGTTCAACCACGCCAACCTGGGCTTCGGTCCGGCGGTCAACCGCGCGGCGGCGACGGCGCGCGGGCGTTATCTGCTGGTGCTCAATCCCGACTGCCTAGTGGACGAGGCCGCGCTGCGCCGGCTCATCGCCGTGGCCGAACACGAGCCGCGTGCCGGGCTGGTCGGCGCGGTGGTGCTCGATGCCGACGGCCGTCCCGACCCGGCCTCGCGCCGGCGCGATCCCGTGCTCGCGCGCGTGCTGGCCACGCTGCGCGGTCGCGGCGAGGGCGTCAACATCGATGGCGAGATTCCCCATGCGCTCATCGAGGCCGAGGCCGTCTCCGGCGCATTGATGCTGCTGCCGCGATCGCTGTTCGCGCGGCTCGGCGGCTTCGACGAAGGCTATTTCCTGCATTTCGAGGATCTGGACCTCTGCCGCCGCGTGCGCGAAGCCGGCTGGCGCGTGCTGCTCGCCGGCGACGTGCGCGTGCCGCATGGCAAGGGCGGCTCCAGCCGGCATCGGCCGGTATTCGTGGACCGGCACAAGCATCGCGGCCTGTGGCGCTGGCTGCGCAAGTTCGACCCGGCCATGCGCCGGCCCTGGGTGGCCGCCCCGGTGTGGCTCGCGCTATGGGCGCACTTTCTGCTGCGCGCGCCGCGCCTCGCCTATCGGAGGACAAAACAAGGCGGGAGATAG
- a CDS encoding DMT family transporter, with product MAVSAGVVDKRRSLSVLATLGLLAMTAVWGSTFVLIKDVVGRMAVADFLAVRFTVAALAMLALFARPVARMSRIELGRALLLGLLYGVAQLLQTWGLKLIAPSVSGFATGMYVVFTPLLGTLLFGQRLRGVVWLAVLLATAGLALLSLRGFAVDVGVWLTLAAAALYALHIVALGQWSRPEQAIGMAAVQMVAIAAVCLLATAPHGPQLPPDRGAWFAVLYMALVAGAGAMLVQTWAQAHLPATRAAIVMTTEPVFAAVFAVALGYEPLGWRMLAGGALVLAAMYLAELGPRREAPPPELWHHEV from the coding sequence ATGGCCGTTTCGGCGGGCGTCGTGGATAAAAGGCGCTCATTGAGTGTGCTGGCCACGCTCGGTCTCCTTGCGATGACCGCGGTGTGGGGCTCGACCTTCGTGCTGATCAAGGACGTGGTCGGGCGCATGGCGGTGGCGGATTTCCTTGCCGTGCGTTTTACCGTCGCCGCACTGGCGATGCTGGCGCTGTTCGCGCGGCCGGTGGCCCGCATGTCGCGCATCGAGCTCGGACGCGCGCTGCTGCTCGGGCTGCTCTATGGCGTCGCGCAGCTGCTGCAGACCTGGGGCCTCAAACTGATTGCGCCGAGCGTCAGCGGTTTTGCCACCGGCATGTATGTGGTGTTCACGCCGCTGCTCGGCACGCTGCTGTTCGGTCAGCGCCTGCGCGGGGTGGTATGGCTGGCGGTGCTGCTGGCCACGGCGGGCCTGGCGTTGTTGTCGCTCAGGGGTTTCGCCGTGGACGTCGGGGTGTGGCTCACCTTGGCCGCGGCCGCGCTGTATGCGCTGCACATCGTCGCGCTGGGCCAATGGTCGCGGCCCGAGCAGGCGATCGGCATGGCGGCGGTGCAGATGGTGGCGATCGCCGCGGTGTGCCTGCTCGCCACCGCGCCGCACGGGCCGCAGCTGCCGCCGGATCGGGGCGCATGGTTCGCCGTGCTGTACATGGCGCTCGTCGCCGGTGCCGGCGCCATGCTGGTGCAGACCTGGGCGCAGGCGCACCTGCCGGCCACGCGCGCGGCGATCGTGATGACCACCGAACCGGTGTTCGCCGCGGTTTTCGCGGTGGCGCTGGGTTACGAACCGCTCGGCTGGCGCATGCTCGCTGGCGGCGCGCTGGTGCTGGCGGCGATGTATCTGGCCGAGCTCGGCCCGCGTCGCGAGGCGCCGCCGCCGGAGCTGTGGCATCACGAGGTGTGA
- a CDS encoding TonB-dependent receptor gives MNTFERNVLAFAVAACLGLVGPGTAIAATATAQQTTPADARQDTSSEAKQDKTDTEQSRQAKREEKKMAAVEVNGFVSSIENSTALKRNADNIVEAVSAEQIGKLPGVSIADTLGRLPGLAVQTLNGRPQVVSIHGLGPDFSTALVNGSQQVSTSNNRDVQFDQYPSSWFDNVVVHLSPEANLIGQGLAGTVDMRTIRPLEKDKPESAINAHYIWDSQSQIAPGSGVGDKGYELNGIWVNQFLDHTFGVTVGIDFQSNPSQIKHQAPWGYPTDANGNLVVGGSKNYGISDQMNRNGFLTTFQWQPNDRFTSTLDLTYDKFIEKQQAKGIEFPLFWGTNVGLTEGNVSNGFVQSGVYDNVKAVVRNDYNKTNARVYNLHWDNALRINEDWSANLTGAYSRAQRHDFLLESYAGTGYNVGHGATDSIAFYERDNGMLYLDPTLDYGPGQLVLTDPMGWGSGATPKVVQAGFINAPRTDDYLATLALSAKRDFTSGPFSSVEMGVARQTRNKTYTIDQTFLTLPNGAETAPITGSSCDPLSWMGIGSQLCYNPLALIADGTYSEFPTALSSIAVPPDWKVRERDFTSYLQFNIDTSLGNVGLRGNVGIQVAHTAQNSQGARVEASAGGTNGSNATLVPVSGGTKFTRYLPSGNLIFSFTEADDLRVSAARVMARPRMDQMSASLGVSGNPTYLPNTDPNQSYFSASGGNAKLKPTMADSYNVSYEHYFSGDTSGYQCTSTESKASELCRSGGAGGYVAVSGYFLQLKDYINPNAAYLYDFSAFVDSYLTPEQQKQLGTPLGIVSGPTNDGHGYVKGAQLTLNLPMSLLTPALDGFGVILTGNRIKSSLVYAGNSTPISVPGLSKWTANGTIYYQHNGFEARISNSYRSDFLGEVSGISATRIEQTLKGGSTYDAQVSYSFEHGPLSGLTLIAQGSNLSNHRFITYQNGDPRQVQMWERYGRRYDVGISYKFQ, from the coding sequence ATGAACACGTTCGAACGCAACGTCCTGGCCTTTGCCGTGGCGGCCTGTCTCGGCCTGGTGGGGCCGGGCACCGCCATCGCCGCAACGGCCACGGCCCAGCAGACCACGCCCGCCGACGCACGCCAGGACACCTCGTCCGAGGCCAAGCAGGACAAGACCGATACCGAGCAGTCGCGGCAGGCCAAGCGCGAAGAAAAGAAAATGGCCGCCGTCGAAGTCAACGGCTTCGTCAGCAGCATCGAGAACTCGACCGCGCTCAAGCGCAATGCCGACAACATCGTCGAGGCGGTGTCGGCCGAGCAGATCGGCAAGCTGCCTGGCGTGTCGATCGCCGACACCCTGGGCCGCCTGCCCGGCCTCGCGGTGCAGACCCTGAACGGCCGTCCGCAGGTGGTCAGCATCCACGGCCTCGGACCGGATTTCTCCACCGCGCTGGTCAACGGCAGCCAGCAGGTCAGCACCTCCAACAACCGCGACGTGCAGTTCGATCAGTATCCGTCGAGCTGGTTCGACAACGTGGTGGTGCACTTGAGCCCCGAGGCCAACCTGATCGGCCAGGGCCTGGCCGGCACGGTGGACATGCGCACCATCCGGCCGCTGGAAAAGGACAAGCCGGAGAGCGCGATCAATGCGCACTACATCTGGGACAGCCAGTCGCAGATCGCTCCGGGTTCGGGCGTGGGCGACAAGGGCTATGAGCTCAACGGCATATGGGTGAACCAGTTCCTGGACCACACCTTCGGCGTCACCGTGGGCATCGACTTCCAGTCCAACCCGTCGCAGATCAAGCATCAGGCGCCGTGGGGCTATCCCACCGATGCCAACGGCAACCTGGTGGTGGGCGGCTCGAAGAATTACGGCATCTCCGACCAGATGAACCGCAACGGTTTCCTGACCACCTTCCAGTGGCAGCCGAACGACCGCTTCACCAGCACGCTCGATCTCACCTACGACAAGTTCATCGAGAAGCAGCAGGCCAAGGGCATCGAATTCCCGCTGTTCTGGGGCACCAACGTGGGCCTGACCGAAGGCAACGTCAGCAACGGCTTCGTGCAGTCGGGCGTGTACGACAACGTCAAGGCGGTGGTGCGCAACGACTACAACAAGACCAACGCACGGGTCTACAACCTGCACTGGGACAACGCCCTGCGCATCAATGAGGATTGGTCGGCCAACCTCACCGGCGCCTATTCGCGCGCGCAGCGCCACGACTTCCTGCTGGAAAGCTATGCCGGCACCGGCTACAACGTCGGCCACGGCGCCACCGACAGCATCGCGTTCTACGAGCGCGACAACGGCATGCTGTATCTGGACCCGACGCTGGACTATGGCCCGGGGCAACTGGTCCTGACCGACCCGATGGGCTGGGGTTCGGGCGCCACGCCCAAGGTCGTGCAGGCCGGCTTCATCAATGCCCCGCGCACGGACGACTACCTCGCCACGCTGGCGCTGTCGGCCAAGCGCGATTTCACCTCGGGGCCGTTCTCGTCGGTGGAAATGGGCGTGGCCCGGCAGACCCGCAACAAGACCTACACCATCGACCAGACCTTCCTCACGCTGCCCAACGGTGCCGAGACCGCGCCGATCACCGGTTCGAGCTGCGATCCCCTGTCGTGGATGGGCATCGGCTCCCAGCTTTGCTACAACCCGCTCGCGCTGATCGCCGACGGCACCTACAGCGAGTTCCCGACCGCGCTGTCCTCGATCGCGGTGCCGCCCGACTGGAAGGTGCGCGAGCGCGACTTCACCTCCTACCTGCAGTTCAACATCGACACCAGCCTGGGCAACGTCGGCCTGCGCGGCAACGTCGGCATCCAGGTCGCGCATACCGCGCAGAATTCGCAGGGCGCCCGCGTGGAAGCCAGCGCCGGCGGCACCAACGGCAGCAATGCGACGCTGGTGCCGGTCTCGGGCGGCACCAAGTTCACCCGCTATCTGCCCAGCGGCAACCTGATCTTCAGCTTCACCGAGGCGGACGACCTGCGCGTCAGCGCCGCCCGCGTGATGGCCCGGCCGCGCATGGACCAGATGAGTGCGAGCCTGGGCGTCTCCGGCAATCCCACCTACCTGCCCAACACCGATCCCAACCAGTCCTATTTCAGCGCTTCCGGTGGCAACGCCAAGCTGAAGCCGACCATGGCCGACAGCTATAACGTGAGCTACGAGCACTACTTCTCCGGCGACACCTCCGGCTACCAGTGCACCTCGACCGAGTCGAAGGCCTCGGAGCTGTGCCGCAGCGGCGGCGCCGGCGGCTACGTGGCGGTGTCGGGCTACTTCCTTCAGCTCAAGGATTACATCAATCCGAACGCCGCCTACCTGTACGACTTCAGCGCATTCGTCGATTCGTATCTGACGCCCGAGCAGCAGAAGCAGCTCGGCACGCCGCTCGGCATCGTCTCCGGGCCCACCAACGACGGCCACGGCTACGTCAAGGGCGCGCAGCTCACCCTGAATCTGCCGATGAGCCTGCTCACGCCGGCGCTGGATGGTTTCGGCGTGATCCTGACCGGCAATCGCATCAAGAGCTCCTTGGTGTATGCCGGCAATTCGACGCCGATCTCGGTACCCGGCCTGTCCAAATGGACGGCCAACGGCACCATCTACTACCAGCACAACGGCTTCGAGGCGCGCATCAGCAACAGCTATCGCTCCGACTTCCTGGGCGAGGTGTCCGGCATCAGCGCCACCCGTATCGAGCAGACCCTCAAGGGCGGCAGCACCTACGATGCGCAGGTGAGCTACAGCTTCGAACATGGCCCATTGAGCGGCCTCACCCTGATCGCCCAGGGGTCCAACCTTTCCAACCACCGTTTCATCACCTACCAGAACGGCGACCCACGCCAAGTGCAGATGTGGGAGCGCTACGGGCGCCGCTACGACGTCGGCATCTCGTACAAGTTCCAGTGA
- a CDS encoding alpha-glucosidase family protein — protein sequence MTKSGLPWWRGGVIYQIYPRSFLDSDGDGVGDLPGICARLDYVASLGVEAIWIAPFFTSPMADFGYDIADYRDVDPLFGTLADFDRLLARAHRLGLKVMIDQVLSHTSVEHPWFRESRQSRDNPKADWYVWADPKADGTPPNNWLSLFGGSAWQWEPRRGQYYLHNFLAQQPDLNFHQPAVRAAMLENVKFWLDRGVDGLRLDAINFCFHDAQLRDNPPKPPHERTGRGFSADNPYAFQYHWYNNTQPENLGFLEALRALLDRYPDVVALGEISSEDSLATMAEYTQGRRLHMGYSFELLTEDFSAAHIRGTVERLEAQMSDGWPCWAISNHDVARVLTRWGGARPSARLANQLTALVCSMRGSVCVYQGEELGLTEAEVPFESLRDPYGIAFWPNFKGRDGCRTPMPWDSRATHAGFSGTHAWLPVPDEHRALAVDLQEADPQSALHGFRAFLRWRRTQPALREGAIQFLDVPEPVLAFEREHAGERILAVFNLSGDAVDVELPVAATLVPLTGHGLLQGELQGRRLRLPGAGSLFARIG from the coding sequence GTGACCAAGAGCGGTCTTCCCTGGTGGCGCGGCGGCGTCATCTATCAGATCTATCCGCGCAGTTTTCTGGACAGCGACGGGGATGGCGTGGGCGACCTGCCCGGCATCTGCGCGCGGCTCGATTACGTCGCCTCGCTGGGCGTGGAGGCGATCTGGATCGCGCCGTTCTTCACTTCGCCCATGGCCGATTTCGGCTACGACATCGCCGATTACCGCGACGTCGATCCGCTGTTCGGCACGCTGGCCGACTTCGACCGTCTGCTGGCCAGGGCGCACCGGCTCGGACTCAAGGTGATGATCGATCAGGTCTTGAGCCACACCTCGGTCGAACATCCGTGGTTTCGCGAAAGCCGGCAGAGCCGCGACAACCCCAAGGCCGACTGGTACGTCTGGGCCGATCCCAAGGCCGACGGTACGCCGCCCAACAACTGGCTGTCGCTATTCGGCGGTAGCGCCTGGCAGTGGGAGCCGCGGCGCGGGCAGTACTACCTGCACAACTTCCTCGCCCAGCAGCCCGACCTCAACTTCCACCAGCCCGCGGTACGCGCGGCGATGCTGGAGAACGTCAAGTTCTGGCTCGATCGCGGCGTCGACGGCCTGCGGCTGGACGCGATCAACTTCTGCTTCCATGACGCGCAGCTGCGCGACAACCCGCCCAAGCCGCCACACGAGCGCACTGGGCGCGGCTTCAGCGCGGACAACCCGTACGCCTTCCAGTACCACTGGTACAACAACACGCAGCCCGAAAACCTGGGTTTTCTGGAAGCGCTGCGCGCCTTGCTCGACCGCTATCCGGACGTGGTCGCGCTCGGCGAGATTTCCTCGGAGGATTCCCTCGCCACGATGGCCGAATACACCCAGGGCAGGCGCCTGCACATGGGTTACAGCTTCGAACTCCTCACCGAGGATTTCAGCGCGGCGCACATCCGCGGCACGGTGGAGCGGCTGGAGGCGCAGATGAGCGACGGCTGGCCATGCTGGGCGATCTCCAACCACGATGTCGCCCGCGTGCTCACGCGCTGGGGCGGCGCGCGGCCGTCGGCCCGGCTGGCCAATCAGCTCACCGCGCTGGTGTGTTCGATGCGCGGCTCGGTGTGCGTGTATCAGGGCGAGGAACTCGGACTGACCGAGGCCGAGGTGCCGTTCGAATCGCTGCGCGACCCCTATGGCATCGCCTTCTGGCCAAATTTCAAGGGCCGCGACGGCTGCCGCACGCCGATGCCCTGGGACAGCCGCGCCACGCATGCGGGTTTCAGCGGCACCCACGCCTGGCTGCCGGTGCCGGACGAGCACCGCGCGCTGGCGGTGGACCTGCAGGAAGCCGACCCGCAATCCGCCTTGCATGGCTTTCGCGCCTTCCTGCGCTGGCGGCGCACACAACCGGCGCTGCGCGAGGGCGCGATCCAGTTTCTCGATGTGCCCGAGCCGGTACTGGCCTTCGAACGCGAACATGCCGGCGAGCGGATCCTCGCCGTCTTCAATCTCTCCGGCGATGCGGTGGACGTCGAGCTGCCCGTTGCCGCGACGCTGGTTCCGCTGACCGGCCATGGCCTGTTGCAGGGCGAGCTGCAAGGCCGCCGGTTGCGGCTTCCCGGTGCCGGCAGCCTGTTCGCCCGCATCGGTTGA
- the purL gene encoding phosphoribosylformylglycinamidine synthase gives MIVLDGQSALSSFRLDRLNAELEAVQRGVRVQAAWYVYFLDAPTPPEGALRERLLAVLEARDGAAAEASLWVVPRLGTLSPWSSKATDILQRVGFDVHRVERGIAYRIANLPAPETPAYPRVLAILHDAMTQSVLTALAQAQSLFQAGRPGPLRRIELGSDARGALERANRALGLALADDEIDYLIARYAELGRDPTDAELFMFAQANSEHCRHKVFNATWTIDDEAQAQTLFGMIRHTHACAPEHTLSAYRDNAAVIEGVVGRRFFADADGVWRAHPETIDYAIKVETHNHPTAIAPWPGAATGAGGEIRDEGATGRGAKPKAGLTGFSVSDLRIPGHPQPWETARPLPPHMASAFQIMRDGPLGAAAYNNEFGRPCLGGYFRSYEHETGEAGVRRGYDKPIMLAGGLADIRREHVMKHELKPGHAVVVVGGPAMLIGLGGGAASSMAAGDSSAELDFASVQRDNAEMERRCQQVIDACWALGGGNPIVSIHDVGAGGLSNAIPELLNDAGMGGVIDLSKIPCADPSLSPMQVWSNESQERYVLGIAPDDLPLFEAFCRRERCPYAVVGHATAERVLRVVDPRRDLVVIDLPMDVLFGKPPRMHRQTRRVKPRVDVVPDLAGIALDEAVLRVLRLPTVGSKSFLITIGDRTVGGLCHRDPMVGPWQVPVADCAVTLADFDGYAGEAMAIAERAPVALLNSAAAARLAVGEALTNLAAAPVDALGEVRLSANWMAAVNHSGEDAALFDAVKAVGLELCPALGISIPVGKDSLSMQTVWTEGETTQRTVAPVSLVVSAFARLTDVRRTLTPQLRLDRGESELWLIDLGAGRDRLAGSALTQVFNRGGGVPPDLDDPGRLRRFFALVQEASRAGLLLAYHDRADGGLVVTLLEMAFAGHCGLEIHLDGWGESTLRALFNEELGAVLQVPCAARPAFEALLTRHDLAGMSQVIGRPREKLGIKLLLGGESLAKWNWSELYRAWHETSHAMQRLRDNPASADAELHWRLDDADPGLSPRLGFDPAEDIAAPFIATGARPRVAILREQGVNGHAEMAAAFTRAGFEAVDVHMSDLAAGRHTLADFRGLAACGGFSFGDVLGAGRGWAVSILYDERLRLAFEAFFADPAKFALGVCNGCQMLAQLKTLIPGAEHWPKFLRNASEQYEARVATLEVLDSPSLFFKGMAGSRIPVAVAHGEGRVSFPDDCSPARAGVVVRYVDNRGRPTESYPLNPNGSPGGLAGFTAADGRVTILMPHPERVFRSVQLSWRPASWGEDSPWMRMFRNARVWCG, from the coding sequence ATGATCGTCCTCGACGGGCAGAGCGCCCTTTCCTCGTTTCGCCTGGACCGCCTCAACGCCGAGCTCGAGGCCGTGCAGCGCGGCGTCCGGGTGCAGGCGGCCTGGTACGTGTATTTCCTCGACGCGCCGACGCCGCCGGAAGGCGCGCTGCGCGAGCGCCTGCTCGCCGTGCTGGAGGCGCGGGACGGCGCGGCCGCCGAGGCCTCGCTGTGGGTGGTGCCGCGGCTGGGCACGCTCTCGCCGTGGTCGAGCAAGGCCACCGACATCCTGCAGCGGGTCGGTTTCGATGTGCACCGGGTGGAGCGCGGCATAGCCTATCGCATCGCCAACCTGCCTGCGCCGGAGACGCCGGCCTATCCGCGGGTGCTGGCGATCCTCCACGATGCGATGACGCAATCGGTGCTGACCGCGCTGGCGCAGGCGCAGAGCCTGTTCCAGGCCGGCAGGCCGGGCCCGCTGCGGCGCATCGAGCTCGGCAGCGACGCCCGCGGCGCGCTCGAGCGTGCCAATCGCGCGCTGGGTCTCGCGCTGGCGGACGACGAGATCGACTACCTCATCGCGCGTTATGCGGAGCTCGGCCGCGATCCGACCGACGCCGAGCTCTTCATGTTCGCCCAGGCCAACTCCGAGCATTGCCGGCACAAGGTGTTCAACGCCACCTGGACGATCGACGACGAGGCGCAGGCGCAGACCTTGTTCGGCATGATCCGGCACACCCACGCATGCGCGCCGGAACACACGTTGTCAGCCTACCGCGACAACGCGGCGGTGATCGAGGGCGTGGTCGGGCGGCGCTTCTTCGCCGATGCCGACGGCGTCTGGCGCGCGCATCCGGAAACCATCGATTACGCGATCAAGGTCGAGACCCACAACCACCCGACCGCGATCGCGCCCTGGCCCGGTGCCGCCACCGGCGCGGGCGGGGAGATCCGCGACGAGGGCGCGACCGGCCGCGGCGCCAAGCCCAAGGCCGGGCTGACCGGTTTTTCGGTGTCCGACCTGCGCATTCCCGGCCATCCGCAGCCGTGGGAGACTGCCCGGCCGCTGCCACCGCACATGGCCAGTGCGTTCCAGATCATGCGCGACGGACCGCTCGGTGCCGCCGCCTACAACAACGAGTTCGGCCGGCCGTGCCTGGGCGGCTATTTCCGCAGCTACGAGCACGAGACCGGCGAGGCCGGCGTGCGGCGCGGCTACGACAAGCCGATCATGCTCGCCGGCGGACTGGCCGACATCCGCCGCGAACACGTGATGAAGCACGAGCTCAAGCCCGGCCACGCGGTGGTGGTCGTCGGCGGGCCGGCGATGCTGATCGGCTTGGGCGGCGGCGCGGCCTCGTCGATGGCCGCCGGCGATTCCAGCGCGGAGCTCGACTTCGCCTCGGTGCAGCGCGACAACGCCGAGATGGAACGGCGCTGCCAGCAGGTGATCGACGCCTGCTGGGCGCTGGGCGGCGGCAATCCCATCGTCAGCATCCACGACGTCGGCGCGGGCGGGCTGTCCAACGCCATCCCCGAGCTGCTCAACGATGCCGGCATGGGCGGGGTGATCGACCTTTCGAAGATTCCTTGCGCCGACCCGTCGCTGTCGCCGATGCAGGTGTGGAGCAACGAGTCGCAGGAACGCTATGTGCTCGGCATCGCCCCGGACGACCTGCCGCTGTTCGAGGCGTTCTGCCGGCGCGAACGCTGTCCGTATGCGGTGGTCGGCCATGCCACCGCCGAGCGCGTGCTGCGCGTGGTCGATCCGCGCCGCGATCTCGTCGTCATCGACCTGCCGATGGACGTGCTGTTCGGCAAGCCGCCGCGCATGCACCGCCAGACGCGGCGCGTGAAGCCGCGCGTGGACGTGGTGCCGGACCTGGCCGGCATCGCCCTGGACGAGGCGGTGCTGCGCGTGCTGCGGCTGCCGACGGTGGGCAGCAAGAGTTTCCTCATCACCATCGGCGATCGCACCGTCGGCGGCTTGTGCCATCGCGACCCGATGGTCGGTCCCTGGCAGGTTCCGGTGGCCGACTGCGCGGTGACCCTGGCCGATTTCGACGGCTACGCCGGCGAGGCGATGGCGATCGCCGAGCGTGCCCCGGTGGCGCTGCTCAACAGTGCCGCGGCGGCGCGGCTGGCGGTCGGCGAGGCGCTGACCAACCTCGCCGCGGCGCCGGTCGACGCGCTGGGCGAGGTCCGCCTGTCGGCCAACTGGATGGCGGCGGTCAACCACTCAGGCGAGGACGCCGCGCTGTTCGACGCCGTCAAGGCGGTCGGCCTGGAGCTCTGCCCCGCGCTCGGCATCTCCATTCCGGTCGGCAAGGATTCGCTGTCCATGCAGACCGTGTGGACCGAGGGCGAGACCACCCAGCGCACCGTCGCGCCGGTGTCGCTGGTGGTCAGCGCCTTCGCCCGGCTCACCGACGTGCGCCGCACGCTGACGCCGCAACTCAGGCTGGACCGTGGGGAGAGCGAGCTGTGGCTGATCGACCTCGGCGCCGGTCGTGACCGGCTGGCCGGCTCCGCGCTCACCCAGGTGTTCAACCGCGGCGGCGGCGTGCCGCCGGATCTGGACGACCCCGGCCGGTTGCGGCGGTTCTTCGCGCTGGTGCAGGAAGCCAGCCGCGCCGGTCTGCTGCTGGCCTACCACGACCGCGCCGACGGCGGGCTGGTGGTGACCCTGCTGGAAATGGCCTTCGCGGGCCATTGCGGGCTCGAGATCCATCTGGACGGCTGGGGCGAGAGCACGCTGCGCGCACTCTTCAACGAAGAACTCGGCGCCGTGCTGCAGGTGCCCTGCGCCGCCCGTCCGGCCTTCGAGGCCCTGCTGACCCGGCACGATCTGGCCGGCATGAGCCAGGTGATCGGCCGGCCGCGGGAGAAGCTCGGCATCAAGCTGCTGCTCGGCGGCGAATCGCTCGCCAAGTGGAACTGGAGCGAACTCTACCGCGCCTGGCACGAGACCAGCCATGCCATGCAGCGCCTGCGCGACAACCCCGCCAGTGCGGACGCGGAACTCCACTGGCGGCTGGACGATGCCGACCCGGGCTTAAGCCCCAGGCTTGGCTTCGATCCGGCCGAGGACATCGCCGCGCCGTTCATCGCCACCGGCGCGCGGCCGCGGGTGGCGATCCTGCGCGAGCAGGGCGTCAACGGTCACGCCGAGATGGCGGCGGCGTTCACCCGCGCCGGTTTCGAGGCGGTGGACGTGCACATGAGCGATCTCGCCGCCGGTCGGCATACGCTCGCCGACTTCCGCGGCCTGGCCGCCTGCGGCGGGTTTTCCTTCGGCGACGTGCTCGGTGCGGGGCGCGGCTGGGCGGTCTCCATCCTCTACGACGAACGGCTGCGGCTGGCCTTCGAGGCCTTCTTCGCCGATCCGGCCAAGTTCGCGCTCGGCGTGTGCAACGGCTGCCAGATGCTCGCCCAGCTCAAGACGCTGATTCCCGGTGCCGAGCATTGGCCGAAGTTCCTGCGCAACGCCTCCGAACAGTACGAGGCGCGCGTGGCCACGCTGGAAGTGCTCGATTCGCCCAGCCTGTTCTTCAAGGGCATGGCCGGCTCGCGGATCCCGGTCGCAGTCGCCCACGGCGAGGGCCGGGTGAGCTTCCCGGACGACTGCAGCCCGGCGCGGGCCGGGGTCGTGGTGCGCTACGTCGACAACCGCGGCCGGCCGACCGAGAGCTATCCGCTCAATCCGAACGGTTCGCCCGGCGGCCTGGCCGGCTTCACCGCCGCGGACGGCCGGGTGACCATCCTCATGCCGCATCCCGAACGGGTGTTCCGCAGCGTGCAGCTGAGCTGGCGTCCGGCCTCATGGGGCGAGGATTCGCCATGGATGCGCATGTTCCGCAATGCGCGCGTATGGTGCGGCTGA